A stretch of DNA from Carya illinoinensis cultivar Pawnee chromosome 12, C.illinoinensisPawnee_v1, whole genome shotgun sequence:
CTTGATTAATTCACAGCAAGAGACGCATATGGGAAATACTTATTGTAAGCCATAGTTTCGTCATTTATACTTCAAAGTATATGATCATACTGGTACACATTCTGCAGTATGCCACTATTGGTATGATTGGAAAGGCTTGAAGTTGGAAGTGCcattcaatctctctctctctctctctctctgataaGTAGGGTGATAACATCAAGCAGTACAGTTGTGGTAATGTCATAACCTTCATTGTACTTCAACATTGCAGATTGGATAAACTAGGAGCTCTGGAGTGGGACAAGGTAGTCCACCGGCATCAAGCATGGAGACTTGTCAGCTGTATCTGGTTGCATGCAGGTGTTATTCACCTGCTTGCAAACATGTTAAGCTTGGTCTTTATTGGGATCCGCCTAGAACAGCAATTTGGTTTTGGTATGTTGTGTTTTTATTCATGTGACTTGAATTTGAACCTATACGTCCATCAAATTGGtgtaagtttgaaaaaatagttgaattaatatattggcCATTAGTTTCATTAAAATTGAGGCCCTTAGATGTGACTTGAATTTGAACCTATACGTCCATCAATTTTTTGAATTGTTGCTGCTGATGATCATGTACAGACCCTAACCCATGGTTGGCCCATTAATGAAGTCCTTATTCATTCACTTCATTGTTCTGATGCCTTCCTTGTGAGTTTCAGGCATTCTAACGTaaactttttttataatcttgCAGTGCGAGTTGGTATACTCTATCTGTTGTCTGGATTTGGTGGGAGCATATTATCTTCCCTCTTTATTCAGAAAAATATCTCCGTCGGTGCTTCTGGTGCTTTATTTGGCCTTCTTGGAGCAATGTTATCGGAGCTTATAACTAATTGGAGCATTTATAGCAATAAGGTTTGCTTCTAGTTCTTACATCTTTGTTTTTGGGCTAAAGCTCACTTCTTACATCTAATAGTTAGGCTTACACCCGAGTTACAATATGAGGGGCAGGTCCACAGAGAATAATTTTATACATCCATTTCAAATATAGTGTGGGGCTGCCTCTTTCCTGATTCCAAGACCACACAAGCTGTTgtgagagagaaaattttgggcaaaaactgagaaaaaatggagttgatagttgaaaaatggccTTTTCTATCTTAACGGGTTGCTTTTGTATTTTCTGCCATATTGGGTGAGGTTTCTAACCATTAACCTTGCCTCTTTTGCAATTGTAGGTTGCTGCTCTAGTCACCCTTGTTGTCATCATTGCCATCAACTTAGCAGTTGGAATTCTTCCTCACGTCGATAACTTCGCCCACATTGGAGGATTCATTGCAGGTCTTCTCCTTGGATTTATTTTGCTACTTCGACCTCAATTTGGGTGGGTGGAAAGCCAGTATCTTCCAGCTGATGCCCGTGTCCGTTCCAAGTACAAGTCTTACCAATATGTCCTCGGGGTGGTTTCCCTGATCTTACTGATTGTTGGGTAAGGCTATTATCTCAAGTTTCTGATTCAGCATCTGGAACTGGAATTCATGGGCGATCAATGGGGAGTTGtctattttccttctttactGTTTTCTGGCACTTGATTGGATTCATCACATGTTGGGTGAAACATCAAGGAATAAGTAAACTTAATAGACAACTCCCATTGAGAATGATCACACCCCATATTTAACTCACGTGTCCTGATGAACAAAATGTGCTCTCTTCAAATGTTATTAGGACATAATCAGAGATTTTAATTTCCAAATAACCTTCTAATTTTCTTATCTCTTAATACTATTGAGTTGCGAGTTTCATGGTAATAAACAACATGCATGATGCACTTGTATgagaaaacaataaataatctTTACAATTGTTAATGAATTTTGCAGATTTACAGTGGGATTAGTGATGCTGTTTAAAGGAGAGAATGGAAACGATCACTGCAGCTGGTGCCATTATCTTAGTTGTGTGCCTACCTCgaaatggaaatgtgataaCTGATGAAAGTTTGCTCTTTctttaaagtattttatttctccATGTCTTAGCATCTTCCCGTCgccaattatttttctttcccccaactattttaatttttcatttgttacTTTCGCTCATGTACATGCATATTTTCGTGGTTCCCTGGACATTAAGAGAGTAATGTTGGGTACAGTTTTATACAGTTAGTCATATTGTACACAAGCTATTGAGTCATTAGAGAATGAattgttcttttatttgtttctctctctgtgtctcttcTTTCGTGTGGCTAATGCTGTGTTTGTTTTTGCTTGATTTTTCACGAAACAATCACAATAAAAGGAGAAAATTATTTCACGAAAATCAcgagaaaaaaatttaagacacccATAATTTGGAGAAGAGATCCATTCGGAAGAGGGGGAAATGTATGATAGTTTAATGAAAATCTTTACTCATCATGCCATACACCCtccatacatattttttttttttttcataacaagtatacagtatatgaataattaatgagttttgctatatataagcaTAATTACGCATTAATCTATatgttaatattgatttattcatacttaaaatttaaattaatactgttttcaataaaatttactttttgatcaatcacatcacattggtgcacagattagtatacaattattcttgtaactatattt
This window harbors:
- the LOC122290318 gene encoding RHOMBOID-like protein 2, with the translated sequence MASADLERGGAKARRANDNFYVDNSDHEWTSWLIPIFVVANVAVFVVAMYVNNCPKNNLGFEGGCVAKFLGRLSFQPLKENPLFGPSSSTLDKLGALEWDKVVHRHQAWRLVSCIWLHAGVIHLLANMLSLVFIGIRLEQQFGFVRVGILYLLSGFGGSILSSLFIQKNISVGASGALFGLLGAMLSELITNWSIYSNKVAALVTLVVIIAINLAVGILPHVDNFAHIGGFIAGLLLGFILLLRPQFGWVESQYLPADARVRSKYKSYQYVLGVVSLILLIVGFTVGLVMLFKGENGNDHCSWCHYLSCVPTSKWKCDN